From a single Desulfobulbaceae bacterium DB1 genomic region:
- a CDS encoding transcriptional regulator, which produces MTENTNERNLQTLAFLAKCLADENRLRVLFCVSKEKKSVSSIVEELKLSQPLISHHLKELKRSLLVSVERRGPFVYYELTDERILPILEKLNELGEDLLKTRTSF; this is translated from the coding sequence ATGACGGAGAACACCAATGAGAGAAACCTGCAAACTCTGGCCTTTCTCGCCAAATGCCTGGCGGACGAAAATCGGCTGCGCGTTTTATTTTGCGTGAGTAAGGAGAAAAAGTCCGTTTCCAGTATTGTGGAGGAACTCAAATTATCTCAGCCGCTCATCTCCCATCACCTTAAAGAGCTGAAGAGGTCGCTGCTCGTCAGCGTTGAGCGCCGCGGTCCTTTTGTCTATTATGAATTGACCGATGAACGAATCCTGCCGATACTCGAAAAGCTCAACGAGTTGGGCGAGGACCTGCTCAAAACCAGAACAAGTTTTTGA
- a CDS encoding adenylosuccinate synthase, which produces MANVVVVGTQWGDEGKGKIVDLLTRYADYIVRFQGGNNAGHTLVVEGKKFIFHLIPSGILYEDKQCFIGNGVVLDPEVLLEEMRKLAESGLPVNPSRLTISERAHLIMPYHKLLDLGSEAAKTKGTKIGTTGRGIGPCYGDKILRCGIKAGDLLDPDLFKEKLAANLEEKNRILADYYNTNPLSLDEIYGQFQGFAEKLAPYIDNVSVKLDEGRKAGKHILFEGAQGTQLDIDHGTYPFVTSSNVVAGNACTGSGFGPSHIDAVIGILKAYTTRVGEGPFPSELFDDTGDGLQKRGGEFGATTGRKRRCGWLDTVVANEAVRLNGITGLAITKLDVLSGEKTLKIATSYQADGKKFLAMPGNIRTAQKLQPVYEEIPGWDDDISGVRSVDDLPRKTRDYVKRIEDLTGTPVMLLSVGPDRAETLLLQNPFHK; this is translated from the coding sequence ATGGCCAATGTTGTGGTGGTGGGCACCCAGTGGGGCGATGAAGGGAAAGGAAAAATAGTCGACCTGCTTACCCGGTATGCAGATTATATAGTTCGCTTTCAGGGAGGCAACAATGCCGGCCACACGCTGGTGGTTGAAGGAAAGAAATTTATTTTCCACCTCATCCCCTCCGGCATCCTTTACGAAGACAAACAGTGCTTCATCGGGAACGGCGTTGTGCTTGACCCGGAGGTGCTGCTTGAAGAAATGCGGAAACTGGCGGAAAGCGGCCTGCCTGTCAATCCCTCCCGCCTGACCATCAGCGAACGGGCCCATCTCATCATGCCCTATCACAAGCTGCTTGACCTGGGCAGCGAAGCGGCCAAGACGAAAGGGACCAAAATCGGCACCACCGGCCGAGGTATCGGACCCTGCTATGGCGACAAAATCCTCCGCTGCGGCATCAAGGCCGGCGACCTGCTCGATCCGGACCTTTTCAAGGAAAAGCTGGCGGCAAATCTTGAAGAAAAAAACCGCATCCTGGCCGATTACTACAATACCAATCCGCTTTCCCTGGACGAGATATACGGCCAATTCCAGGGCTTTGCGGAAAAACTCGCCCCCTATATCGACAATGTTTCGGTGAAGCTTGACGAAGGCCGCAAGGCGGGCAAGCATATTCTTTTTGAAGGCGCCCAGGGCACCCAGCTCGACATCGATCACGGAACCTATCCCTTTGTCACCTCCTCCAATGTGGTGGCGGGCAATGCCTGCACCGGCTCGGGTTTCGGCCCGTCCCATATCGATGCCGTTATCGGCATTCTCAAGGCATACACCACCCGGGTGGGAGAAGGTCCCTTCCCTTCCGAACTCTTTGACGACACGGGAGACGGGCTGCAGAAACGAGGCGGCGAATTCGGCGCCACCACCGGCAGAAAAAGGCGCTGCGGCTGGCTCGACACCGTGGTGGCCAACGAAGCGGTGCGATTAAACGGCATAACCGGCCTGGCCATCACCAAGCTTGACGTGCTGAGCGGGGAAAAAACATTGAAAATCGCCACCTCCTACCAGGCGGACGGCAAAAAATTCCTCGCCATGCCGGGCAATATCCGCACCGCGCAGAAACTGCAGCCGGTTTACGAGGAAATTCCCGGTTGGGATGATGATATCAGCGGGGTGCGGAGTGTCGACGATCTGCCCCGGAAAACCCGCGATTATGTCAAAAGAATCGAAGATCTCACCGGAACGCCGGTCATGCTGCTTTCCGTCGGCCCTGACCGGGCCGAGACCCTGCTGCTGCAAAATCCCTTTCACAAATGA
- a CDS encoding 3-oxoacyl-ACP reductase produces the protein MEISGKTALVLGAGKGIGKYIALALGGAGARLVITHFDWQEETKETLEEFRQKGFDYLAVKTDLRQPGQIDRLFTEIGKKYGRLDILINNIERGGMPVLHGPYTSEQWDLELETTLKAKWFVMDRALPLLKASGNGVALIFSSISGLVGRTGPAGLIFNDGYSAANRAISSFTETWARLGAPQARVNELMLGFFETRHAEGTRGWPLLTEEERQAILDHTLLGRTGKIDDIIKAVFFLIKDAPFMTGTTIRLDGGYPLGASAVPPMPKGII, from the coding sequence ATGGAAATTTCCGGCAAAACAGCGCTGGTTCTCGGTGCGGGCAAAGGCATCGGCAAATATATCGCCCTGGCCCTGGGCGGAGCCGGGGCACGGCTTGTCATTACCCATTTCGACTGGCAGGAAGAGACCAAGGAAACACTGGAGGAATTCCGCCAAAAGGGCTTTGATTATCTGGCCGTCAAAACGGATCTGCGGCAGCCGGGACAGATAGACCGCCTTTTTACCGAAATCGGAAAGAAATACGGCAGGCTCGACATCCTTATCAACAATATAGAACGAGGCGGCATGCCGGTGCTCCACGGCCCCTACACCTCGGAACAGTGGGATCTGGAGCTTGAAACCACCCTGAAGGCCAAATGGTTTGTCATGGACCGGGCCCTTCCCCTGCTGAAGGCCTCGGGCAACGGGGTTGCCCTCATCTTTTCATCCATCTCCGGCCTCGTCGGCCGGACCGGGCCGGCCGGACTGATCTTTAACGACGGCTACAGCGCCGCCAACCGGGCGATCTCCTCTTTCACCGAAACCTGGGCACGTTTGGGCGCTCCCCAGGCCAGGGTCAATGAGCTGATGCTCGGATTCTTTGAAACCCGTCATGCCGAAGGAACACGGGGGTGGCCCCTGCTGACCGAAGAAGAGCGACAAGCGATCCTTGACCATACCCTGCTCGGCCGTACCGGAAAAATCGACGATATTATCAAGGCGGTCTTTTTTCTCATCAAGGACGCGCCCTTCATGACCGGCACCACCATCAGGCTCGACGGCGGATACCCCCTGGGCGCATCCGCCGTGCCGCCCATGCCCAAGGGAATCATCTAA
- a CDS encoding deoxyguanosinetriphosphate triphosphohydrolase, whose translation MTIRQEIEERERAHLSPYACLSAESRGRAVPIEKCPIRSAFQCDRDSIVYSKAFRRLKHKTQVFLAPTGDHCRTRLTHTLEVSEIARTIARALSLNEDLVEAISLGHDLGHTPFGHAGESVLNELVPGGFSHFRQSLRVVDVLENDGLGLNLTYEVRDGIMKHSKGYGQVLPDNRRDLPITAEGCVVRYADIIAYLSHDLDDAIRSSVIRQDDIPRECKKALGEEHAKRIVTMIEAVLSETHPQDEKLVFGVEEGVGLAMQQLRRFLYANVYQSPQVHNEFVKASKLLRELYGYLLHNRDFLEKEIGSFAASTSPERRVCDFIASMTDRYAQNMYQRIFWPKSLA comes from the coding sequence GTGACTATTCGTCAGGAAATCGAGGAGCGGGAACGGGCGCATCTTTCCCCTTATGCCTGTTTGAGCGCTGAAAGCCGCGGCCGAGCCGTGCCGATTGAGAAATGTCCGATCCGCAGCGCCTTTCAGTGCGATCGGGACAGTATCGTATATTCAAAAGCGTTTCGACGGCTGAAGCATAAAACCCAGGTTTTTCTGGCGCCCACCGGTGACCATTGCCGGACCCGGTTGACCCACACCCTGGAGGTTTCCGAGATTGCCCGGACCATTGCCCGGGCGCTGTCCCTGAATGAAGATCTGGTGGAGGCCATTTCCCTGGGCCATGACCTGGGGCATACTCCTTTTGGCCATGCCGGGGAAAGTGTGTTGAATGAGCTCGTTCCCGGTGGTTTTTCACATTTCAGGCAGAGTTTGCGCGTTGTTGACGTGCTGGAAAATGACGGACTCGGTTTGAATCTCACCTATGAGGTACGGGACGGCATTATGAAGCATTCCAAGGGCTATGGGCAGGTGCTGCCTGATAACCGGCGGGATCTGCCGATTACGGCGGAAGGATGTGTTGTCCGCTACGCCGATATCATCGCTTATTTGAGCCATGATCTTGATGATGCCATCCGCAGTTCGGTCATCCGGCAGGATGACATCCCCCGTGAGTGCAAAAAAGCATTGGGGGAGGAGCATGCAAAGCGGATTGTCACCATGATCGAAGCCGTGCTTTCCGAAACCCACCCGCAAGATGAAAAGCTGGTTTTCGGGGTGGAAGAGGGGGTGGGGCTGGCCATGCAGCAGTTACGCCGGTTTTTGTATGCAAACGTTTATCAGTCGCCCCAGGTGCACAATGAGTTTGTCAAGGCGAGCAAGCTGTTGCGGGAATTGTATGGATATCTGCTGCATAACCGGGATTTTCTGGAAAAAGAGATCGGCAGCTTTGCCGCCAGCACCTCACCGGAAAGAAGGGTCTGCGATTTTATCGCCAGCATGACCGACCGTTATGCCCAGAACATGTATCAGCGGATTTTCTGGCCGAAGTCGCTGGCCTGA
- a CDS encoding tRNA-specific adenosine deaminase has protein sequence MNHNHEHFMLQALEEAQQALRSKEFPVGCVLVHDNRVVARGRRIHSGSSGRNELDHAEIVALRHLITTHPDINPEHITAYCTMEPCLMCYAALLLSRIGTIVYAYEDVMGGGTGLRLAGMPPLYREAKIEIISHVLRQESLQLFRQFFQDPANNYWQGSYLAEYTVSQP, from the coding sequence ATGAACCACAACCACGAACATTTCATGCTCCAGGCCCTGGAGGAAGCGCAACAAGCTCTGCGGAGCAAGGAATTCCCGGTGGGCTGTGTTCTTGTCCATGACAATCGGGTTGTCGCCCGGGGCAGACGCATTCACAGCGGTTCATCCGGAAGAAACGAACTCGACCATGCGGAAATCGTCGCCCTGCGTCATCTCATCACCACCCATCCGGATATCAACCCCGAACACATTACCGCATACTGCACCATGGAGCCATGTCTGATGTGTTATGCGGCCCTGTTGCTCAGCCGCATCGGCACCATCGTCTACGCCTATGAAGATGTCATGGGCGGCGGCACCGGGCTGCGGCTGGCCGGGATGCCCCCTCTCTACCGCGAGGCAAAAATCGAAATCATCTCCCATGTTCTGCGACAGGAAAGCCTGCAGCTTTTCCGGCAGTTCTTCCAGGATCCGGCCAACAACTACTGGCAAGGCAGTTATCTGGCGGAGTACACCGTCAGCCAACCCTGA
- a CDS encoding twin arginine-targeting protein translocase TatC has translation MSPLASHFGDHLNELRRRVTMAFGAVVLCSIIAYVFSRQITELLVVPLFQASPTLSGLVYTNLTEAFVSYLKISVLVGIIAAFPIILYQSWAFVAPGLHRHEKKAVLVVVFWATLLFLFGVGFAYLVIMPQALSFLMSFAGENLEALPKLDSYLTFVVRSSLAFGLAFEIPFLMVAAGKTGLATRVYFVRQRKYFYLAIVLLSFLLAAGDVVSTVLLALPLFVLYELALLIMLVFK, from the coding sequence ATGAGTCCTCTTGCCAGTCATTTCGGCGATCATCTCAATGAGTTGCGCCGCAGGGTGACCATGGCCTTCGGTGCCGTTGTCCTCTGCTCGATCATTGCCTATGTCTTTTCCCGGCAGATTACGGAGCTGCTCGTTGTTCCGCTTTTTCAGGCGAGTCCCACCCTCTCCGGTTTGGTTTACACCAATCTGACCGAGGCATTTGTCAGTTATCTGAAGATTTCCGTTCTGGTGGGCATTATCGCGGCATTCCCCATTATTCTCTATCAGTCATGGGCCTTTGTCGCGCCGGGGCTGCACCGCCATGAAAAAAAGGCGGTTCTGGTCGTGGTCTTCTGGGCCACCCTCCTTTTTCTCTTTGGAGTGGGCTTTGCGTATCTGGTCATCATGCCCCAGGCGCTGTCCTTTTTGATGAGTTTCGCCGGGGAGAATCTGGAGGCCCTGCCGAAACTTGACTCGTACCTCACCTTTGTCGTCCGCTCTTCCCTGGCCTTCGGCCTTGCCTTTGAGATCCCGTTCCTGATGGTGGCGGCCGGCAAGACCGGACTGGCAACCCGCGTTTATTTCGTCCGGCAGCGGAAATATTTTTACCTGGCCATTGTCCTGCTTTCTTTTCTTCTTGCCGCCGGAGATGTTGTTTCCACCGTCCTGCTTGCCTTGCCGCTTTTTGTCCTTTATGAATTGGCCCTTCTGATCATGCTGGTCTTCAAGTAA
- a CDS encoding MFS transporter, whose product MENCSPQKAGTPDSCRISGAVTLFIVSAVQFLTPFMLSAVGVALPAIGREFSASAVQLGLIETAYILAFSLFLLPAGRMGDIYGRKRVFLLGIGVFTLGTLLVSLAQGIESLIVFRFFQGSGGAMITGTSIAILSSVFPPAKRGRAMGFIVGCVYLGLSVGPVLSGFMVSHLGWRWIFYCAVPVEAAAFLLALLKLKGEWAEARGERYDWPGTFLYCASLCCCVYGALHRKNSGVELGLIGGSGLLFFLFFEYRIKSPMLDVNLLLHNRVFALSNLATLINYAASFGIGFFFSLYLQYVRGFSPQAAGTVLIIQPLFQAVLSPVFGRLADRYSPPLLATLGMGFCAAGLGVAALVHEQTPLPLIMGMLGLMGIGFGIFSTPNMITVMGSVGPKHYGVASSFMATMRTMGMLLCMTLITIIFNHFMGDSPVSRETRMDFLASMHLSMVLFCGLCVVGVLFSMGRMKDRRGRSVRA is encoded by the coding sequence ATGGAAAACTGCAGCCCACAAAAAGCGGGGACACCGGATTCATGCCGGATTTCCGGCGCGGTTACTTTGTTTATCGTCAGCGCCGTGCAATTTCTGACTCCCTTCATGCTGTCGGCGGTGGGTGTGGCCCTTCCCGCCATCGGCCGGGAATTCTCCGCCAGCGCGGTGCAACTCGGCCTTATTGAAACCGCCTATATCCTTGCCTTTTCCCTTTTTCTGCTGCCGGCGGGCAGGATGGGGGATATTTATGGAAGAAAGCGGGTCTTTTTGCTCGGGATCGGGGTGTTTACCCTTGGAACCCTGCTTGTTTCCCTGGCTCAGGGCATCGAAAGTCTTATTGTGTTCCGGTTTTTTCAAGGCAGCGGCGGCGCCATGATTACGGGTACCAGCATTGCCATCCTGTCGTCGGTTTTTCCTCCGGCAAAGCGGGGCAGGGCCATGGGGTTTATTGTCGGTTGCGTTTATCTTGGTTTGTCCGTCGGCCCTGTTCTGTCCGGTTTCATGGTGTCCCATCTGGGGTGGCGATGGATTTTTTATTGTGCCGTGCCGGTGGAGGCGGCAGCCTTTCTTCTCGCCCTGCTGAAACTGAAAGGGGAATGGGCGGAAGCCCGGGGCGAGCGGTATGACTGGCCCGGAACCTTTCTTTATTGCGCCTCTCTTTGCTGTTGTGTCTACGGTGCGCTGCACCGGAAAAATTCGGGGGTGGAACTCGGTCTTATCGGCGGCAGCGGACTGCTGTTTTTTCTGTTTTTTGAATACCGGATCAAATCGCCGATGCTGGATGTGAATCTGCTGCTCCATAACCGGGTCTTTGCCCTGAGTAATCTGGCCACATTGATCAATTACGCCGCCTCGTTCGGCATCGGGTTTTTTTTCAGTCTGTACCTGCAGTATGTGCGGGGTTTTTCACCCCAGGCCGCCGGCACGGTGCTCATTATCCAACCCCTGTTTCAGGCGGTTCTGTCCCCGGTGTTCGGCCGGTTGGCGGACAGGTATTCCCCGCCGCTTCTGGCAACGTTGGGCATGGGATTTTGCGCCGCCGGACTCGGGGTCGCGGCCCTGGTGCATGAACAGACACCTCTGCCGTTGATTATGGGGATGCTGGGGCTGATGGGCATCGGATTCGGGATTTTTTCCACTCCCAACATGATCACGGTGATGGGCAGTGTCGGCCCGAAACATTACGGTGTTGCCTCAAGTTTTATGGCCACCATGAGGACCATGGGCATGCTGCTCTGCATGACTCTCATTACCATTATTTTTAACCATTTCATGGGGGACAGCCCGGTCAGCCGGGAAACACGGATGGATTTCCTGGCCAGCATGCATCTGAGCATGGTGCTTTTCTGCGGATTGTGCGTGGTGGGGGTTCTTTTTTCAATGGGGAGAATGAAGGACAGGAGGGGGAGGAGTGTGCGGGCATAG
- a CDS encoding heme biosynthesis protein: protein MHSLTPRTVGFKPRERNIFFHILTACNLSCRHCYINTEQHGSGTLSRETMDAWLALFHDPQKKSNLIFLGGEPTMHPDLAQAIKTAKKIGYDSITVDSNGFLFHDLLTKITPADAVISFSLDGPTPAINDPIRGQGVFAVCTANIKKAVALGFDTSLIYTVSKMNIEHLAQMPVLLQQLGIKRFFIQVIGIRGKSAGKEKDRLQLTPEEWLAAVPKVAQEAAQRGIHVIFPKVFLAKGEKFECAGRVAENYFIFPNGRVYQCPLCEDFPVHAFTIVDNGLVHNTGLTEDRFFTLDIAEGCVMNKLLQPGNISYDEQGTPLHRISCCLLKQEIGND from the coding sequence ATGCACAGCCTGACCCCCCGGACAGTGGGCTTCAAGCCCCGAGAAAGAAATATTTTTTTCCATATCCTTACCGCCTGTAACCTCTCCTGCCGGCACTGCTACATCAACACCGAACAGCACGGCAGCGGGACGCTTTCCCGGGAAACCATGGATGCGTGGCTGGCGCTTTTTCATGATCCGCAAAAAAAATCAAATCTCATTTTTCTGGGCGGTGAACCCACCATGCATCCGGATCTGGCCCAGGCGATAAAAACCGCAAAAAAAATCGGATACGACAGCATCACCGTTGACAGCAACGGTTTCCTCTTCCACGACCTGCTGACCAAAATCACCCCGGCGGACGCCGTGATCAGCTTCAGCCTGGACGGCCCAACTCCGGCAATCAATGATCCGATCCGCGGCCAGGGGGTCTTTGCCGTCTGCACCGCAAATATCAAAAAAGCCGTTGCCCTCGGCTTTGACACCAGTCTCATCTATACGGTCAGCAAAATGAACATCGAGCACCTGGCCCAAATGCCGGTTCTCCTTCAACAGCTTGGCATAAAACGATTTTTTATCCAGGTTATCGGCATCCGGGGAAAATCAGCGGGCAAGGAAAAAGACCGGCTGCAACTCACCCCGGAAGAATGGCTGGCCGCTGTTCCAAAAGTGGCGCAAGAGGCAGCGCAACGAGGCATCCACGTTATCTTTCCCAAGGTGTTTCTTGCAAAAGGAGAAAAATTCGAATGCGCCGGCCGGGTGGCGGAGAACTATTTCATCTTCCCCAACGGCCGGGTTTACCAATGCCCGCTGTGTGAAGATTTCCCGGTTCACGCCTTCACCATTGTCGACAACGGGCTGGTCCACAATACCGGGCTTACGGAAGACAGATTCTTCACCCTGGACATTGCCGAGGGCTGCGTCATGAACAAACTCCTGCAACCGGGCAATATCAGCTATGACGAGCAAGGAACCCCTTTGCACCGCATCTCCTGCTGTCTGCTGAAGCAGGAAATCGGCAACGACTGA